A window of bacterium contains these coding sequences:
- the sucC gene encoding ADP-forming succinate--CoA ligase subunit beta, whose product MNIHEYQARQLLRDHGIPVKPDFMATSVDEVEQKLSRLIGPPWIIKAQAHTGGRGKAGGVKLAKSREEALAHSKSILGMTLVTPQTGPRGKLVRRIMVAEDTRIAKEYYLGFLADRATASYIFIGSTEGGVEIEKVAAETPDKIIKVTVDPVAGYRAYHGTEMSRQLGFKGALAKQLGQVMSGMYQLFISKDASLVEINPLVRTPEDTLFALDAKVTFDDNGLARHPEIASLRDIDEEDPNEVLASKHDLSYIKLDGTIGCLVNGAGLAMATMDIVKHYGGSPANFLDVGGSASTEKVTEAFKIILSDPNVRGILVNIFGGIMKCDVIAEGIVAASKTLGVKVPIVARLDGTNVEQGKKILAGSGLKIIPASSLGEAAQLIVKEAN is encoded by the coding sequence ATGAACATTCACGAATACCAAGCCCGCCAGCTGCTGCGCGACCACGGGATCCCGGTCAAGCCGGATTTCATGGCCACCAGCGTTGACGAGGTGGAACAAAAACTATCCCGGCTGATCGGTCCGCCCTGGATCATCAAGGCCCAGGCCCACACCGGGGGACGGGGCAAGGCCGGCGGGGTCAAGCTGGCCAAGTCCAGGGAAGAGGCGCTGGCCCACTCAAAAAGCATTCTGGGCATGACGCTGGTAACGCCCCAGACCGGGCCCAGGGGAAAACTGGTCCGCCGGATAATGGTGGCCGAGGACACCCGCATCGCCAAGGAATACTACCTGGGCTTTTTGGCCGACCGGGCCACCGCCAGCTACATCTTCATCGGGTCCACCGAGGGCGGGGTGGAGATCGAAAAAGTGGCGGCGGAAACGCCGGACAAGATCATCAAGGTGACGGTCGACCCGGTGGCCGGCTACCGGGCCTACCACGGAACGGAGATGTCCCGCCAGCTGGGATTCAAAGGCGCTTTGGCCAAGCAGCTGGGCCAGGTGATGTCCGGGATGTACCAGCTGTTCATTTCCAAGGACGCCTCATTGGTGGAGATCAACCCGCTGGTGCGGACGCCGGAGGACACCCTGTTCGCGCTGGACGCCAAGGTCACTTTCGACGACAACGGCCTGGCCCGGCATCCCGAGATCGCCAGCCTGCGGGACATTGACGAGGAAGACCCCAACGAGGTGCTGGCCTCCAAACACGACCTCAGCTACATCAAACTGGACGGGACCATCGGCTGCCTGGTCAACGGGGCCGGTCTGGCCATGGCCACCATGGACATCGTCAAGCATTACGGCGGCAGCCCGGCCAACTTCCTGGACGTGGGCGGTTCGGCCTCCACCGAGAAGGTGACCGAGGCCTTCAAGATCATATTGTCCGACCCCAACGTCCGGGGCATACTGGTGAACATCTTCGGCGGGATCATGAAGTGCGACGTGATCGCCGAGGGGATAGTGGCGGCCTCCAAGACCCTTGGTGTGAAGGTCCCGATCGTGGCCCGGCTGGACGGCACCAATGTGGAACAGGGAAAAAAGATACTGGCCGGATCAGGTCTGAAGATAATCCCGGCTTCGTCGCTGGGCGAGGCGGCCCAGTTGATAGTAAAGGAGGCGAACTAA